Proteins found in one Oncorhynchus gorbuscha isolate QuinsamMale2020 ecotype Even-year linkage group LG15, OgorEven_v1.0, whole genome shotgun sequence genomic segment:
- the LOC123996584 gene encoding protein FAM43A-like, which yields MLPWKKNKFDLIDEDKQSKQKGYAVSLNYSALTSFAKSCPESALNRVGSMFKSKRKKVKITSEDPTYTVLYLGNATTIQSKGEGCTDVAVSKIWGKSEMGKNGTKMKLTISSQGIRMVHVDDKARRPGHLYLLHRITYCVADPRLHKIFAWIYRHEMKHKAVMLRCHAVLVSKPEKAKAMALLLYQTSATALAEFKRLKRRDDARHQQQQLIGEQTIPLVPLRKLLNGQCYYKPPVERSRSAPKLGSITEDLIGEEEEEKAMLFECEDILDTNDDCVGNGKQELSQIISDLGEMCIGNDVQTLKADFRVTRLLSGESTGSESSIESNQEPISVSNGFEGGRCRK from the coding sequence ATGCTGCCTTGGAAGAAGAACAAGTTCGACCTGATAGATGAAGATAAACAGTCGAAGCAGAAGGGTTATGCCGTGAGTTTGAACTACTCTGCGCTGACCTCCTTTGCCAAGTCTTGTCCGGAGAGTGCTTTGAACAGGGTTGGAAGCATGTTCAAGTCAAAAAGGAAAAAGGTGAAAATTACCAGCGAAGACCCCACATACACGGTCCTCTACCTGGGCAATGCCACCACCATCCAGTCGAAAGGAGAAGGCTGTACGGACGTGGCTGTGAGCAAGATTTGGGGCAAGAGCGAAATGGGCAAAAATGGCACGAAGATGAAACTGACCATCAGCTCGCAGGGAATCCGGATGGTTCATGTGGACGACAAGGCGAGGAGACCGGGACATTTGTATTTATTGCACCGGATAACCTATTGCGTTGCCGACCCAAGATTACACAAAATTTTTGCTTGGATATACAGACATGAGATGAAGCACAAGGCAGTGATGCTGCGGTGCCATGCGGTGCTGGTGTCCAAGCCGGAGAAGGCAAAGGCCATGGCACTGCTTTTGTACCAGACCTCGGCAACAGCGCTTGCTGAATTTAAAAGACTCAAAAGGAGGGACGATGCAAGGCACCAGCAACAGCAGCTGATAGGGGAACAAACCATACCCCTTGTGCCCCTCAGGAAGCTTCTAAACGGACAGTGTTATTACAAACCCCCGGTGGAGCGCAGCAGGAGCGCACCCAAATTGGGCTCTATCACAGAGGACTTGatcggagaggaggaggaggagaaagcgATGCTCTTTGAGTGTGAGGACATTCTAGACACGAATGACGATTGTGTGGGCAATGGTAAACAGGAGCTGTCTCAGATTATCAGTGACCTTGGAGAGATGTGCATTGGAAACGACGTACAAACACTAAAAGCGGACTTTAGGGTTACCCGACTCCTCTCCGGGGAGAGCACGGGCAGCGAATCGTCAATAGAAAGCAACCAGGAGCCAATTTCGGTCTCTAACGGATTCGAGGGGGGAAGATGCAGGAAATAA